The DNA segment GCTGCGTCTTGGTCGATCGTCGCGAATTCGTAGGTCGCCGTCGCAATGTTCAGCGGCGCCTGGGCAAAGCGGCTGATCCATTTTGCGATGTCGAAGTTGGCGAGATAGCTGCCGCGATGTGGAGTCGCGATGAATACCACGCGCTCTACTTCGGGTACCGGCTTCACGATTAGCGCGCCCTCGAGAATCTTGCGGCTTTCTTCGCTGAGCTTCATTTCGTCTGGATCTGTGTCCGTGAGTAGCCGCCAGTACTTGAGCCCCGAGTCGACTGCGGTCAATTTGGTGAGCAAGCCGCCTTGACTGTGACCCACCACGATCATGCGCTGGAGCGCGGGGTCGGTGCGTTCCGGATCGATGCTGTCCAGCAACTGCGTAATTTCTGTTCGCAGGAGCCAGGCCGAGTAGGCGATCGGATTTCCCGTGTTGTAGTCGAAGATCCAAAACTGGAAGTGTTTTCGAATTTCCTTGTCGGCCATCAGGTCATTCAGGATCTCGGCCCAGGTCGACGAACTCGAAAACGTCCCGTGAACCAGAACCACCGGGATGCGGCCCGTGCGATACGGTTCGAGCGACGCGAGTCCTTCCCGGAGACGCGCGCGGTCGCCGGCAAAGAACGCTTTGAAATCGCGCCACAAGGGGTTTTCTTCGGCGAGCATCGAGGCGAGGGTCGAAGTGGGTTCGAGTTCGAGCGGCACGGTTCGCCCGCCGATATCGATCGATTCCCGATCGGCCGCCGCGTAGACCCGGAGCGTTGCTCGCAACTCTCCGTTGGCGAGGGCCTGATCGTCCCGTTCGAAGTGGAGCACCGCTGTAACGGGTAGGCGCAGTCGCTTGGGAAGATACGAATCGCGCACCGCATCGGGGTTGATGGGCTCGAGTTTTGCCGCCAGTGGAGCGCCGATTCCGCTTCGTCGATAGCGATTGCGAAACCCCCGTACTTCGAATTCGGACACGGGGATGAATTCTACGAGTCGACGATCGCCCCATACGAGGCTCGAAGGCTCCAGTTCGATCGTGACCTTTCCGAATGGAAGCTCGACGGTTCGTTCTTCGAAGCGAATCGTGTCGCCTTCGTCGATCAAGGCCAGCGTCAGACTTCGATTATAGAGGTTCGCTGCCCGCCGCGTGCGAGGGTCGAGTGGATCGGGATCGAAATCGTGATTTTCTGGAAATAGATAGAACCACGAGTAAATCGCTGCGATGATGAAGTATTGCCGATTCTTGGATTCGGTCGCGTGATGGAACGACAACTCGGCAAGCGCGATCATTGCGCCGCGGGAGGTGGGCTCACCGGCAAGCGCATGAGCCACGATCACTTTGTGAATCAGGTTGATGACCTCGTCCGGACGCTTCGAGTAATCCTCGGAGAGGTTCGTGTAGCGCAAGAGATTGGCCGTGCTCGAACTCAGTTCACCGGTGGTGAGTACATCGCTCGTGAGTTCGCGATGGACTTTCTTCGGATCAACGCGCTTGACTCCGATCGGCGCGGCGCAGGCCGACAAGTTTGCAATCAGTAAGACCAGAATGAGCGCGCAGCTCGATGAAGGCGTGGAACGATCCGGAGACGAGGTCGGGCTTCGCAGCATGACCGCGGAGTCTAGCGTTCCTCGCGCGACAGCAACGCCGGATTGAAGCTAGCTCCCGACTGAATCGCCAGCTGCAATGATCTCTCGCACCCACTGCACCAACAACCCGTCAAGCACGCTCGCCCTCAGAACATGATTGTCGTCGACTTCGATCAGGCGCACGAGGTCAGGCGATCCGCAGCGGGCCAGGCGGCGGCTGTCCTCCGGGTCGACGATCTCGTCCCGGGTTCCGTGGACCAGCCAGATCCGCACATCCTCGGGTAGTTCGCAGGCCAGATCTTTGCGCAGCGCTGCCTGGGCGAGCAACAGGGTCGGGCCGTGCCAAAACCCGCGTTGAAGCAGCGCGACCGCCACTGCGCCGCCAAAGGACGACCCCACGATCACATTGGGTCGAAACTCTTCCAGGGCTCGCTGTTGCTGTGCGACGCAGCCTTCAAAATTGTCGGTCTGCATGGCCGGAGTCAAGGTTTCGAATTGTTCGGCGAGGGTTTTCGCCTTGGTGCTCTGCGGGCTGCTCTCGAGGCCGTGAATGAACTGGACGCGAAGGGAACTCAAGCTTCGTTCTCCAGTTTGACGCGCATCACCGCGCGATTTCGCCGACGACGAGATAGATAGCAATCACGGTCAACACGGTTTTGTAGAGCCGTACGAACCAGCGCTCATTTACGCGATTCAGCAGCTTGCTCCCAACCAGGGTCCCAACGACAACGCTCAGGCATAGGGCCACGAGCAAGGGTGCATATTCTAGATAGGCGAAACCAACCACGCCAAAGATCACGAGTTTGGCGAGGTGTCCAAGGACCTGGCAGCCAGCCTTGGTGCCGATCAAGGCAAATCGGGTGAGTCCCAAGTTCAAGAAGAACGGGGCAATGAGTGGGCCGGTGGCGCCGATCGTGGTGTTCAGTACCCCGACCGCACCGCCCAACAAAAGGAAGCGTCGCTTTGGATCGCTGTCTTCCGGATGCGCCCCGAGCAGCAGGAGCTTGGGTGCCCAGGTGGCGGCCAGAACGAACACGCCGATCAACCCCTTGGTGAAGGCCGGGGGCAGTTGCTGAGAAATCTCCACTCCGACAAATCCCATTGGCAGTAGCAGTACGCCGTAGCGCCAGATCAGATCCCAGCGCAGGTGTGGACGGTGAATGACGACCCGGGAGCTGTTGCTGACGAGCTGTACCACGCCGTGCAGGGGAATGGCGATCAGGGGATCGAAAAACAGCAGCATCACCGCGAGCAGGGTAATCCCCCCCGCCATACCGATGATGGCCGAGAGGATCGAAGTCGCGAACGCCACAGCGGCCAGGGTGAGGAGCTCGACCATTCAGGCGCGACCTCGCCCCAGCAGTGCGCTGATGGCGAAGACCCCGGTCGCCACCAGCACGATCGTGCCTCCCGCGGCGATGTCGAGTTGATACGAGAGTGCCAGGCCACAGACCCCGCAGCCCGCACCGAACAGCGTAGAGAGCAGCAATTGATCGCGGTAGTGGCTGGTCCACAAGGCAGCGGCGGCGGCTGGAATCACGAGTAGTGCCTGGATGAGCAATACCCCCACCAGGCGTACGCCGATCACTACGGTCAGGGCGACCAGGATCAACAAGAGTGCATTGAGGCCGTCTACCCGGTGCCCGTAGGCCCGGGCGATCTCTTCGTCGAAGGAGACGAAGAGTAACTGGCGAAACACCAGGGCAAGGGTTGCGACGATAGCGACGCCGACTGCGCCCAGGGTGTAGAGTTCGCCGCTCGAAATCGCCAACACGTTTCCAAACAGGTAGGCGAAGAGATCTTGTTGATAGCCGCGCTGCAGGCTGAAGAGCACGACCCCCAGCGCCATCGAGGCCGAGAAGAACACGCCGATGATCGCGTCTTCGCTGAGCCGGGTCCGCGGTCCCAGCCAGGCAATACCCAGCGCCACCGCGATTGCAAAAACCCCTCCCGCCAACAGCGGATGGATCCCCAACAGCAAGCCCACCGCGACGCCGCCCAACGCCGAATGGGAGATGCCGACGCCGATGAAGGACAGCTTGCGCAAGATCACGAAGAAGCCGAGGACGCCGCAGACCACGCCGACCAGCACCGCGGCGACCAGGGCTCGCTGCATGAAGGCAAATTCAAACATTGCCTAGTTCTCGTTCTCGGGTGGATCGCCCGGCTCCGGCAGCAGGGGAAGCTGTTCGTCGGAAGTATGTGCGTGATTTCCCGACTCGTGGTGAGCGATCTCTCCCGCAAGAAAATTAAATTCACAGCTGTACGCCTCTTGAATGGCGTGGCTGTGAATGACTTCTTCGGGGTGCCCGTGAATGTGCATCTGGCGATTGATGCAGACGAGTTCGTCGCACTCTCCCGCAAGTGCCACGAGATCGTGCGAGACCGCGATGACCGAAAGAGAGAGTTCTGATTGCAGCTGGCGGAGCAGGGCGTAGAACTCGTGCTCTGCCGGCAGGTCGAGTCCGATCGTGGGTTCGTCCAGGACCAACAAGCGCGTGCTGGCACACAGCGCCTGAGCGAGCATGACCCGGCGCTGTTGACCGCCCGAGAGTTCCCCCACCGCTCGCTTTGCGAGATCGGCAATGCCGACGTATTCGAGATTGCGCATCACCGCAGCGCGGTCTTTTTTGCTGGGCCGAGAAAAGAGTTTCAAGCCGCGCAGGAGGCCCATGCCCACGACATCGACAACGTTCGCGGGAAAGTACGCCGGGATCGAGGGTCTTTGGGGGACGTAGCCGACCCCAGCTGGAGCCCGGTGATCGCGGCTCGGTGATTGCCCCAGGATCACGATGCTGCCCGAAGTCGGTTGCACGAGCCCCAACATGGTCTTGAGCAGGGTCGTCTTGCCCGCACCGTTGGGTCCGACGAGCCCGACGAATGCGCCCGCCTTGACTTGAAAGCTGATGCCTTCGAGTACGCGCCGGTCTCGTCGATCAACGCACACGTTGTCAAAGCGAACGACTGCTTCGGGCTGCTCGGAGATGCTCGCTGTGCTCATCGGTCCTCCGCGGTGCGCCTTGGCGTTGTTGGTGTTGTTGTTGTTGGTGGCGATGTCGTCATCATCGCCAGGCGAAACGCCCGCGCATTGAAGCGCAGAAGCCCCCGGTATGTCGAGCGCTCGCTGTCCGTGGGGTCGCCGAGTGGATCTACCAGCACCGTAGTTCCGCCAAACTCGGCGCTCAGGGTTTGGGCGAGCCTGGGGTTGAGTTGCGGCTCGACCAGGATGGCCCGCAGCTTTGCGCGACGTGCAGCGCGCACGAGGTTGCCGAGTTCCCTCGGTGTCGGCTCTTCCCCGGCCATCTCCTGCACCACGGCAATTTCCTCGAGCCCGTAGCGTGCCGCGAAGTGGCGCCAGGCATTGTGAAACGCGACGTAGTGACGAGCCTCGCTTCCCAGCAGCTGGCGGATTTCACCGTCGAGTCGGTCGAGGTCATTGCGGAAGCGCGCGGCTCGGGATCGATAATGCGCTTCGCCCGACGGGTCGTGGCGGATCAGCAATGCCTCCAGCGCTGGAACGATCTCTGCTTGGACCAGGATCGGGTCGAGCCAGATGTGAGGATCGTCTCCGCGCTCGTGGCCGTGGGTATGTTCATCATCGGCTCTGCCTGCATGGCGATCGCTGGAAAGGCTTTCGCGGCCCACCAGGCCGAGCAGTGATGAGACGGCCGTTGGTTGTCCGTCGTCGTGGGCCGTTGCAAAGAGCCTCGCGGCCCAATCGTCGAGGCCGCCTCCCACGTTCAAGAAGGCGTCCGCGCGCGCGACGCGGACGAGGTCACTCGGCTTGGGTTCGAAGCTGTGCGGGCTCGCACCCGGCGGAACCAGTACATGGACTGCAACCCGATCGCCGCCGATCTCATTGAGCAACAACGCCAGGGGATGCACCGTCACGACGATCGAGATTTCTGCGGCTTGCGCGGCAGTGCCGGTGAGGGTGATCGCGAGCAGGGCAATGAACACCAAGTTTTTCAAAGTCTCTTTCCTAGCGGGTCGAATGTCTAGAATACGTGATGCAGCGAGTGAGTGTAATCTCTTGCCCGCTAGCAGCCTGGCGACCGAAGGGTTTTTCAACGGGCTGCTAGGTCTGTTTGCGCGCGCGATACAGGGCTGGGTCGACGACTGCGCTCATGGCCTTGATTCGTGCCGTGTCGGGACTGGAGCCGGGATCGCAGAGGCCAAGAAATTGGCTGACCCGCTGGGCCGCGACCCGGCCGTCTTCGATCAGATTACCGTGTTGTACCTCGATCCAGTCAAAGCACGCGCCTGCTTCGAGGGTCTGCCGGGTTTCGTCGAGCTGTGCCGCGAAGATCTCCGCGAGTAGCGCCTCGGGCAGTTCCCCCGCTGGCTGACCCCTGGCCGCAAGCATTCGCGCCTGGGAATCGATCACCTCGGCCAGATCTCGCAGCATCAAGATCACGCGATAGGAACGGTCGCGCGGAAGAACTGGAACCAGCGCATGGATGACCTTTACCGCGTGTCCCGGCGCTCGGGCAACCCAGGACGTGTCGCGCGCGGTGGCCTTGACGGCGGCGAGTTCGTAGTAGCCGTTCGGATTGGAGGAGTCGCGTTTCCGCTCGTCGTCGCACAGGATCGGAACCCCGGCCGCTTCCAGCATCTGCATCATCAACGATGTGCCGGAGCGCGGGAGACCCGTAACCACGGTGATGCTGTCGCGGAAGTCTGGTTTTGGGCTCTCCGTGCGGTCCATGCAGTCTGTCCTAACGTTCAGCGAGAACGTACTCGCGACGTTCGCACAGATCATGCGCATAAAGGGAGAGCCGCGTGGGCAAAATTCTAAAATTTGAGTTGATTCGCCTCGGGCCACCCGCTCGAGGCAGCGGATCGGTCTGAAATTCATGGCCCGCGTTCTCGTAACTCGTCGTCTGCCCGGAGACGGACTCGCGCTCTTGCGAGACCACGAAATCGTCTACGGCAGCGACGACGATCGCACCCTCGAACACGGCGAACTCTGCGCCGCGGTAAAAGACGTCGATGCGGTGATCTGTCTGCTCACGGACAAGATGGATGCGGCGGTGCTCGAAGCCGGTCGAGACCGGCTCGAGGTCGTCGCAAACGTGGCAGTCGGCGTGGACAATATCGACCTCGCGGCCGCCGAGAGACTTGGGATCAAAGTCTGCGCCACACCCGGGGTGCTCGACGAAACCACCGCAGATCTCGCATTCTTCTTGATCCTGGCCGCGTCGCGGCTCACTTCCAATGCGGAGTCCGATCTTCGGGGCGATCGCTGGAACGGTTTCGTCATCGACCAGTTTCTGGGGCGCGACGTGCATGGGGCGACGCTGGGGTTGGTCGGTTATGGACGCATCGCAAAGGCCGTCGCCCGTCGCGCCGCGGGTTTTGGCATGCAGGTCCTGCATCACGCTCGTCGCGATACCGGTTGTGAGGGATATGTCGCTGCTCTCGACGAACTGCTCCCGAGGGTGGATGTCCTGAGCCTCCACGTCCCGGGCAGTCGCGAAACAAAGCATTTGATTGACGCCCGCCGGCTCGGCTTGATGCGAGAGTCCGCAGTGCTGGTCAACACCGCGCGCGGTCCGGTGGTCGATGAAGAAGCGCTTGCCATCGCGCTCGAGGAAGGCCGACTGTTTGCGGCGGGCCTGGATGTCTACGAACGAGAGCCCGAGGTTCACCCACGCTTGCTCGCCGCGCCGCGCACGGTCTTGCTTCCACACATCGGCAGCGCAACGCTGGCAACACGCAGCGAGATGGTGCGACTGGCGGCCAGCGGCGTGGCGCAGATCCTGTCGGGACAAACGCCTGCGAACATGGTTTCGACCCGGGAGTCGGCGTAGTCGATGCTCTTCAGCTCTCCCATCTTCCTGGTCTTCTTCCTGCCCTCGGTGCTTCTGCTCGCTCTTTCGTTGCGCCGGACCTCGCTGCAGAATGGGGTCTTGTTGGCCGCGAGCCTGTTCTTCTACGCGTGGGGCGAACTCGCCTATACCGCGATTTTGATCGGTTCGATCGCGCTCAACTACGCCTTTGGACTTTGGATCGAAGGGACCCGGGGACGCCCGGAGCAGCGCGGGATCCTCGCGCTCGCGATCGCGCTCAATCTGTCCATTCTTGCCGTTTTCAAGTATTCGAACTTTGTCGTCGACAATTTGAATGCGCTGCTCGGGCCTTTGGGCGTCGCGCCGATCAACATCGACCCCGTTCATCTCCCGATCGGCATTTCGTTCTTTACCTTTCAGGCGATGACCTACGTAGTCGACGTCTACCGTCGAGATGCGTCGGCCCAGCGCAGTCCGTTTCGCGTGGGACTCTACGTCGCACTGTTCCCCCAACTGATCGCCGGGCCGATCGTTCGCTATCGCGGCGTCGCGGCGCAGCTGATCTCGCGCCACGCGACCGCTGAAGACATTGCGATCGGAATTAGACGCTTCGTGGTGGGGCTGGGCAAGAAGGTCTTGATTGCAGATCAGCTCGCGGTCACGGCCGACCGTATCTTTGCCATCCCCGTGGCCGCGCTCGATCCCGCCGTCGCCTGGCTGGGCGTGACGTGTTTCGGGCTGCAAGTCTACTTTGACTTTTCGGGCTACTCCGACATGGCGATCGGACTCGGTCGCATGTTCGGCTTTCACATCCCCGAAAATTTCAACGCCCCCTACATCTCGCGTTCTCTGCAAGAGTTCTGGCGTCGCTGGCATATCTCGCTCTCGAGTTGGTTCCGCGACTATTTGTACATTCCCCTGACCTCGGGGCGAAGGTCTGCCGGTCGGGGCTTCTTCAGCCTGATGGTGGTCTTCTTGCTCTGTGGCCTCTGGCATGGATCAAATTGGAATTTTGTCGTCTGGGGGCTCGTCCACGGGATGTTCGTCGCTCTCGAGCGGACCGCCTTCGGCAGCCTGCTGAATCGGCTGTGGCGCCCCGTCGCCCAGGGATACACGCTGCTCGTCGTCTGGATCGCGTTCGTGTTCTTCCGCGCCGACGATCTT comes from the Myxococcales bacterium genome and includes:
- a CDS encoding alpha/beta fold hydrolase; amino-acid sequence: MLRSPTSSPDRSTPSSSCALILVLLIANLSACAAPIGVKRVDPKKVHRELTSDVLTTGELSSSTANLLRYTNLSEDYSKRPDEVINLIHKVIVAHALAGEPTSRGAMIALAELSFHHATESKNRQYFIIAAIYSWFYLFPENHDFDPDPLDPRTRRAANLYNRSLTLALIDEGDTIRFEERTVELPFGKVTIELEPSSLVWGDRRLVEFIPVSEFEVRGFRNRYRRSGIGAPLAAKLEPINPDAVRDSYLPKRLRLPVTAVLHFERDDQALANGELRATLRVYAAADRESIDIGGRTVPLELEPTSTLASMLAEENPLWRDFKAFFAGDRARLREGLASLEPYRTGRIPVVLVHGTFSSSSTWAEILNDLMADKEIRKHFQFWIFDYNTGNPIAYSAWLLRTEITQLLDSIDPERTDPALQRMIVVGHSQGGLLTKLTAVDSGLKYWRLLTDTDPDEMKLSEESRKILEGALIVKPVPEVERVVFIATPHRGSYLANFDIAKWISRFAQAPLNIATATYEFATIDQDAASRRKIARVSGSLDNMSPGSKFLEAVNSTPVIDSVAIHSIIAVDGDDPLETASDGVVKYQSAHIQDVESELIVPSPHTCLQHPWTIAELRRILLGHIGLKRAGPEEFALP
- a CDS encoding sulfite exporter TauE/SafE family protein, producing the protein MVELLTLAAVAFATSILSAIIGMAGGITLLAVMLLFFDPLIAIPLHGVVQLVSNSSRVVIHRPHLRWDLIWRYGVLLLPMGFVGVEISQQLPPAFTKGLIGVFVLAATWAPKLLLLGAHPEDSDPKRRFLLLGGAVGVLNTTIGATGPLIAPFFLNLGLTRFALIGTKAGCQVLGHLAKLVIFGVVGFAYLEYAPLLVALCLSVVVGTLVGSKLLNRVNERWFVRLYKTVLTVIAIYLVVGEIAR
- a CDS encoding metal ABC transporter permease encodes the protein MFEFAFMQRALVAAVLVGVVCGVLGFFVILRKLSFIGVGISHSALGGVAVGLLLGIHPLLAGGVFAIAVALGIAWLGPRTRLSEDAIIGVFFSASMALGVVLFSLQRGYQQDLFAYLFGNVLAISSGELYTLGAVGVAIVATLALVFRQLLFVSFDEEIARAYGHRVDGLNALLLILVALTVVIGVRLVGVLLIQALLVIPAAAAALWTSHYRDQLLLSTLFGAGCGVCGLALSYQLDIAAGGTIVLVATGVFAISALLGRGRA
- a CDS encoding metal ABC transporter ATP-binding protein, with the protein product MSTASISEQPEAVVRFDNVCVDRRDRRVLEGISFQVKAGAFVGLVGPNGAGKTTLLKTMLGLVQPTSGSIVILGQSPSRDHRAPAGVGYVPQRPSIPAYFPANVVDVVGMGLLRGLKLFSRPSKKDRAAVMRNLEYVGIADLAKRAVGELSGGQQRRVMLAQALCASTRLLVLDEPTIGLDLPAEHEFYALLRQLQSELSLSVIAVSHDLVALAGECDELVCINRQMHIHGHPEEVIHSHAIQEAYSCEFNFLAGEIAHHESGNHAHTSDEQLPLLPEPGDPPENEN
- a CDS encoding zinc ABC transporter substrate-binding protein, whose translation is MKNLVFIALLAITLTGTAAQAAEISIVVTVHPLALLLNEIGGDRVAVHVLVPPGASPHSFEPKPSDLVRVARADAFLNVGGGLDDWAARLFATAHDDGQPTAVSSLLGLVGRESLSSDRHAGRADDEHTHGHERGDDPHIWLDPILVQAEIVPALEALLIRHDPSGEAHYRSRAARFRNDLDRLDGEIRQLLGSEARHYVAFHNAWRHFAARYGLEEIAVVQEMAGEEPTPRELGNLVRAARRAKLRAILVEPQLNPRLAQTLSAEFGGTTVLVDPLGDPTDSERSTYRGLLRFNARAFRLAMMTTSPPTTTTPTTPRRTAEDR
- a CDS encoding sulfotransferase family protein, producing the protein MDRTESPKPDFRDSITVVTGLPRSGTSLMMQMLEAAGVPILCDDERKRDSSNPNGYYELAAVKATARDTSWVARAPGHAVKVIHALVPVLPRDRSYRVILMLRDLAEVIDSQARMLAARGQPAGELPEALLAEIFAAQLDETRQTLEAGACFDWIEVQHGNLIEDGRVAAQRVSQFLGLCDPGSSPDTARIKAMSAVVDPALYRARKQT
- a CDS encoding D-glycerate dehydrogenase is translated as MARVLVTRRLPGDGLALLRDHEIVYGSDDDRTLEHGELCAAVKDVDAVICLLTDKMDAAVLEAGRDRLEVVANVAVGVDNIDLAAAERLGIKVCATPGVLDETTADLAFFLILAASRLTSNAESDLRGDRWNGFVIDQFLGRDVHGATLGLVGYGRIAKAVARRAAGFGMQVLHHARRDTGCEGYVAALDELLPRVDVLSLHVPGSRETKHLIDARRLGLMRESAVLVNTARGPVVDEEALAIALEEGRLFAAGLDVYEREPEVHPRLLAAPRTVLLPHIGSATLATRSEMVRLAASGVAQILSGQTPANMVSTRESA
- a CDS encoding MBOAT family protein, giving the protein MLFSSPIFLVFFLPSVLLLALSLRRTSLQNGVLLAASLFFYAWGELAYTAILIGSIALNYAFGLWIEGTRGRPEQRGILALAIALNLSILAVFKYSNFVVDNLNALLGPLGVAPINIDPVHLPIGISFFTFQAMTYVVDVYRRDASAQRSPFRVGLYVALFPQLIAGPIVRYRGVAAQLISRHATAEDIAIGIRRFVVGLGKKVLIADQLAVTADRIFAIPVAALDPAVAWLGVTCFGLQVYFDFSGYSDMAIGLGRMFGFHIPENFNAPYISRSLQEFWRRWHISLSSWFRDYLYIPLTSGRRSAGRGFFSLMVVFLLCGLWHGSNWNFVVWGLVHGMFVALERTAFGSLLNRLWRPVAQGYTLLVVWIAFVFFRADDLSHAIDFLAAMFGQGAFVGVEYPLALYLDFELGLWLAIAVVLSGAWMGAARKRVHAWAGPAGFALVRVAGLVWVFVGSSISLVAGTHSPFVYFRF